In Hyperolius riggenbachi isolate aHypRig1 chromosome 10, aHypRig1.pri, whole genome shotgun sequence, a genomic segment contains:
- the LOC137537244 gene encoding zinc finger protein 773-like — protein sequence MRQYHTVHIQALILMLDGVGLLRGTYCVSGDPIRIKSSRFDYVIPQIVRRTLQFKAPQEVPILRDNTPWDKWVQVLTQDHTLLKRLNNQNTKLEVIFRHDQGDLKEVEHKYNQWHKSWEEVFLRHECPEAEGEERGASCTDHMTTSASMEEDWRHMTKRLLNLILEVYTLLTGEDYLMSINVCGESLLASSSLHRPSPIPVSPHHCLMPYSLTPEKRKKKKILEITRKIMELLTGEVPIRCQDAAVYFSMEECQYIEGHQDLYMDAMMENQTSSSCLKMEQKKVNLNDTIVNLTQEIICLLTGESFPPVKCGDHVTIPMPSPHSLISEGHTKQKILEVTRKMMELLTGEVPIRCQDVAVYFSMEEWQYIEGHQDLYKDAMMENQLLTPLAQRPSIRNPSETRSSISSDHIMTDNDLTDDSSDEIPHKATAHPEDHSNDESPPPPPREGSHDEEQQKKGFSCSECGKCFGCISELERHQRSHMGEKSYSCPECGKCFAQKSSLGKHKKYHTAEEQNGGRPHKCSECGKSFRLKLALAVHQRSHTGEKLFLCPECGKCFLDKSNLRKHQQLHSGKKYSCSECGRQFNTKSSFWKHQRNHIGINPYSCSECGKGFNYQSDLLRHQQTHTGEKPYACSECGKCYARPSTLLRHVRIHTGETPHSCPECGKCFSRKEALITHIQLHTGVRPYVCSECGKGFTNSSNLTAHQKCHMAEKRLLLS from the exons ATGAGACAATACCACACAGTCCATATTCaagcacttatcctcatgctagatgg ggTTGGTCTcttaaggggaacatattgtgtgagcggagatcccatacggATCAAGTCATCTAGGTTTGACTACGTGATTCCTCAAATTGTGAGGAGAACTCTACagttcaaagctccacaggaggtgcccatcctgagggataacacgccatgggacaaatgggtacaggttttgacacaagatcaCACTTTGTTAAAACGGTTAAACAACCAGAACACTAAATTAGAGGTGATATTTCGTCATGATCAAGGCgatcttaaagaggttgaacacaaatataatcag TGGCATAAGA GTTGGGAGGAAGTCTTCCTGCGTCATGAGTGCCCAGAAGCAGAAGGAGAAGAG AGAGGCGCATCCTGTACAGATCACATGACTACATCCGCAAGCATGGAGGAGGACTGGCGTCACATGACAAAAAGGTTACTGAACCTCATCCTGGAGGTCTATACTCtgctgaccggagag GACTATTTAATGTCTATTAATGTATGTGGTGAGTCATTACTGGCCAGCAGCTCTTTACATAGACCATCCCCCATCCCGGTTTCCCCTCATCACTGCCTGATGCCGTATTCCCTGACAccagagaagaggaagaagaagaagatcctggaaatcaccaggaagataatggagctgctgacaggagag gttcctataaggtgtcaggatgccgctgtctatttctccatggaggagtgtcagtatatagaaggacaccaggacctctatatggacgccatgatggagaatcagacaAGCTCCAGTTGCCTCAAGATGGAGCAAAAGAAGGTTAACTTGAATGACACAATTGTGAACCTCACCCAAGAAATCATCTGCCTGcttactggagag AGTTTTCCTCCAGTAAAGTGTGGTGATCATGTAACCATCCCGATGCCCTCACCTCACTCCCTGATATCTGAGGGACACACcaagcagaagattctggaagtcaccaggaagatgatggagctgctgacaggagag GTTCctataaggtgtcaggatgtcgccgtctatttctccatggaggagtggcagtatatagaaggacaccaggatctctacaaggacgccatgatggagaatcaacTGCTCACACCACTGG cgcagAGACCCAGCATCAGGAACCCCTCAGAGACTCGTTCCTCAATATCCTCAGACCATATAATGACCGATAACGATCTCACAGATGATTCTTCAGATGAAATCCCTCACAAGGCAACTGCCCATCCAGAAGATCACAGCAATGatgaatccccccctcccccgccccgtGAGGGGTCACATGATGAAGAACAACAGAAGAAGGGattttcctgttcagagtgtgggaaatgttttggttgtATATCTGAACTGGAGAGGCATCAGAGATCTCACATGGGGGAGAAGTCGTATTCAtgccctgagtgtgggaaatgctttgcacagaaatccagtcttggaaaacataaaaaatatcACACAGCTGAGGAGCAAAATGGGGGGAGACCACATaagtgttcagagtgtgggaaaagcttcAGACTGAAGTTGGCACTTGCTGTTCATCAGAggtctcacacaggtgagaagttaTTTTTATGCcccgagtgtggaaaatgttttctgGATAAATCTAATCTTCGTAAACATCAGCAACTTCACTCAGGGAAGAAAtactcatgttctgagtgtggcagACAGTTTAATACAAAGTCCAGTTTCTGGAAACATCAGCGGAATCATATAGGGATAAATCCGTattcatgctcagagtgtgggaaaggcttcAATTATCAATCAGATCTCTTGAGACATCAGCAGACTCACACAGGCGAGAAGCCGTATgcctgttctgagtgtgggaaatgctatgCACGTCCATCTACTCTTCTGAGGCATGTGAGAATACACACCGGGGAGACGCCTCATtcctgtcctgagtgtgggaaatgtttttcacgCAAAGAAGCTTTAATCACACATATTCAACTCCATACTGGTGTGAGGCCCTATgtgtgttctgagtgtgggaaaggttttacaaACAGTTCCAATCTCACCGCTCATCAGAAGTGCCATATGGCAGAGAAGAGGTTATtgctgtcctga